The following coding sequences are from one Panthera leo isolate Ple1 chromosome E1, P.leo_Ple1_pat1.1, whole genome shotgun sequence window:
- the VAMP2 gene encoding vesicle-associated membrane protein 2 isoform X2, which yields MDGQEDGRSPGRGACGWRPWVVIRPCPSGRLPLPPPPPPPQPGREAPLRLLQTSPVTGDCSRPRPRWMRLLGMFSVCPWHVSLAPSGCMFSVGARLRSALIEAALAHPLPRGPLPQVVDIMRVNVDKVLERDQKLSELDDRADALQAGASQFETSAAKLKRKYWWKNLKMMIILGVICAIILIIIIESTYSCRPQL from the exons atggatggacaggagGATGGGCGGAGCCCTGGCCGCGGGGCTTGTGGCTGGAGGCCCTGGGTCGTAATCCGCCCCTGCCCCTCAGGTCGGCTACCGCtgccaccgccccccccgccgccccagccGGGGAGGGAGGCCCCCCTGCGCCTCCTCCAAACCTCACCAGTAACAGGAGACTGCAGCAGACCCAGGCCCAGGTGGATGAG GTTGCTAGGCATGTTCTCTGTGTGTCCTTGGCATGTTAGCCTGGCACCATCGGGGTGCATGTTCTCTGTGGGTGCACGGTTGAGGAGTGCCCTCATTGAGGCGGCCTTGGCACACCCCCTGCCTCGcgggcccctcccccaggtggtGGACATCATGAGGGTGAACGTGGACAAGGTCCTGGAGCGGGACCAGAAGCTGTCAGAGCTGGACGACCGTGCAGATGCCCTCCAGGCAGGGGCCTCCCAGTTTGAAACAAGTGCAGCCAAGCTGAAGCGCAAATACTGGTGGAAAAACCTCAAG ATGATGATCATCTTGGGAGTGATTTGCgccatcatcctcatcatcatcatcg AAAGCACGTATAGCTGCCGACCGCAGCTCTGA
- the VAMP2 gene encoding vesicle-associated membrane protein 2 isoform X3 yields the protein MDGQEDGRSPGRGACGWRPWVVIRPCPSGRLPLPPPPPPPQPGREAPLRLLQTSPVTGDCSRPRPRWMRLLGMFSVCPWHVSLAPSGCMFSVGARLRSALIEAALAHPLPRGPLPQVVDIMRVNVDKVLERDQKLSELDDRADALQAGASQFETSAAKLKRKYWWKNLKMMIILGVICAIILIIIIVYFSS from the exons atggatggacaggagGATGGGCGGAGCCCTGGCCGCGGGGCTTGTGGCTGGAGGCCCTGGGTCGTAATCCGCCCCTGCCCCTCAGGTCGGCTACCGCtgccaccgccccccccgccgccccagccGGGGAGGGAGGCCCCCCTGCGCCTCCTCCAAACCTCACCAGTAACAGGAGACTGCAGCAGACCCAGGCCCAGGTGGATGAG GTTGCTAGGCATGTTCTCTGTGTGTCCTTGGCATGTTAGCCTGGCACCATCGGGGTGCATGTTCTCTGTGGGTGCACGGTTGAGGAGTGCCCTCATTGAGGCGGCCTTGGCACACCCCCTGCCTCGcgggcccctcccccaggtggtGGACATCATGAGGGTGAACGTGGACAAGGTCCTGGAGCGGGACCAGAAGCTGTCAGAGCTGGACGACCGTGCAGATGCCCTCCAGGCAGGGGCCTCCCAGTTTGAAACAAGTGCAGCCAAGCTGAAGCGCAAATACTGGTGGAAAAACCTCAAG ATGATGATCATCTTGGGAGTGATTTGCgccatcatcctcatcatcatcatcg TTTACTTCAGCTCTTAA
- the VAMP2 gene encoding vesicle-associated membrane protein 2 isoform X1 produces the protein MDGQEDGRSPGRGACGWRPWVVIRPCPSGRLPLPPPPPPPQPGREAPLRLLQTSPVTGDCSRPRPRWMRLLGMFSVCPWHVSLAPSGCMFSVGARLRSALIEAALAHPLPRGPLPQVVDIMRVNVDKVLERDQKLSELDDRADALQAGASQFETSAAKLKRKYWWKNLKMMIILGVICAIILIIIIAESTYSCRPQL, from the exons atggatggacaggagGATGGGCGGAGCCCTGGCCGCGGGGCTTGTGGCTGGAGGCCCTGGGTCGTAATCCGCCCCTGCCCCTCAGGTCGGCTACCGCtgccaccgccccccccgccgccccagccGGGGAGGGAGGCCCCCCTGCGCCTCCTCCAAACCTCACCAGTAACAGGAGACTGCAGCAGACCCAGGCCCAGGTGGATGAG GTTGCTAGGCATGTTCTCTGTGTGTCCTTGGCATGTTAGCCTGGCACCATCGGGGTGCATGTTCTCTGTGGGTGCACGGTTGAGGAGTGCCCTCATTGAGGCGGCCTTGGCACACCCCCTGCCTCGcgggcccctcccccaggtggtGGACATCATGAGGGTGAACGTGGACAAGGTCCTGGAGCGGGACCAGAAGCTGTCAGAGCTGGACGACCGTGCAGATGCCCTCCAGGCAGGGGCCTCCCAGTTTGAAACAAGTGCAGCCAAGCTGAAGCGCAAATACTGGTGGAAAAACCTCAAG ATGATGATCATCTTGGGAGTGATTTGCgccatcatcctcatcatcatcatcg CAGAAAGCACGTATAGCTGCCGACCGCAGCTCTGA